One window from the genome of Corvus moneduloides isolate bCorMon1 chromosome 9, bCorMon1.pri, whole genome shotgun sequence encodes:
- the ACOT11 gene encoding acyl-coenzyme A thioesterase 11 isoform X1 — protein sequence MAIFKEAGGGVRWPRPRAPRQPGLDVRARRCPDASPPSQPSPQHLPQMLSFFWLRCLLKMVKGNIIVPEEILSFCCNGLQSSTSPPRAREPGEREEAPGAMASPSPARNPTEVQMSQLVLPCHTNHRGELSTGQLLKWIDTAACLSAERHAGCPCVTASMDDIYFEHTISQPSVSPAGQWDGRSGVGVGQVVNIKAKVNRAFNSSMEVGIQVSYEDLCSGKHWSICKAYATFVAQGPLGSKVRLKPLTPQTEEEKIEYSIAAERRRMRLVHKDTLKDLLTRSPQETELETRDGSGAVPAEKTRVESVELVLPPHANHQGNTFGGQIMAWMENVATIAASRLCHAHPTLRAIEMFHFRGPSQVGDRLVLKAIVNNAFKNSMEVGVSAEAYGQEMSVSRRHINSAFMTFVVLDQEGHPRTLPMVAPEPGDGERRYREASARKKIRLDRKYVVSCKQTEVPLSVPWDQSNKVYLSYNNVSALKLLVAKANWALAREKEKVRMYTLEEDKFLSFRIEMSVCITASRAFSLLSNLRRRHEWDSHYVSAELVQKVDDDDMIYHVVSQKLRHENKPQDFVILASRRKPCSKWDPYVVAFRSVTLPTHPARAEFTRGETLCSGFCIWPESEEMSKVAYYNQAMPGYLNYVTTNVAGLSSDICSTFEACEKFLLKNKEDLISRLQDF from the exons GTGTCTCTTAAAAATGGTCAAGGGGAATATTATAGTCCCTGAAGAGATCTTGAGCTTCTGTTGCAATGGCCTCCAG AGCTCGACCTCTCCACCACGTGCCCGGGAGCCAGGGGAGCGGGAGGAGGCGCCGGGGGCCATGGCGAGCCCCTCGCCTGCCCGCAACCCCACCGAGGTGCAGATGAGCCAGCTGGTGCTGCCCTGCCACACCAACCACCGCGGCGAGCTCAGCACCGGGCAGCTGCTCAAGTGGATCGACACGGCCGCCTGCCTCTCTG ccgAGAGACACGCCGGCTGCCCGTGCGTCACGGCTTCCATGGATGATATCTATTTTGAGCATACTATTAG CCAGCCGTCTGTAAGCCCCGCTGGGCAGTGGGACGGGAGGAGCGGTGTCGG cGTCGGGCAAGTTGTCAACATCAAAGCCAAAGTGAACCGAGCCTTTAACTCCAGCATGGAG GTGGGCATCCAGGTGAGCTACGAAGACCTGTGCAGCGGGAAGCACTGGAGCATCTGCAAGGCGTACGCCACCTTTGTGGCACAGGGCCCCTTGGGCAGCAAG GTGAGGCTGAAGCCGCTGACCCCGCagacagaggaggagaagatcgAGTACAGCATCGCTGCTGAGCGCCGCCGCATGCGCCTGGTCCACAAGGACACCCTCAAGGACCTCCTCACCCGCAGCCCCCAGGAAACCG AGCTGGAGACGCGGGACGGCAGCGGGGCAGTGCCAGCGGAAAAGACGCGGGTGGAGAGCGTGGAGCTGGTGCTGCCTCCTCACGCCAACCACCAGGGCAACACCTTCGGTGGGCAGATCATGGCCTGGATGGAGAACGTGGCCACCATCGCAGCCAG CCGGCTGTGCCACGCCCACCCCACGCTGAGGGCCATCGAGATGTTCCACTTTCGGGGACCGTCGCAAGTCGGAGACCGCCTGGTGCTCAAAGCCATCGTCAACAACGCCTTCAAAAACAG CATGGAGGTGGGGGTCAGCGCCGAGGCCTACGGCCAGGAGATGTCCGTCAGCCGCAGGCACATCAACAGCGCCTTCATGACCTTCGTGGTGCTGGACCAGGAGGGTCATCCCCGCACGCTGCCCATGGTGGCACCGGAGCCAGGG GACGGAGAAAGGAGGTACAGAGAAGCCAGCGCTAGGAAAAAAATTCGGCTGGACCg AAAATACGTTGTCTCCTGCAAACAGACCGAGGTACCACTCTCCGTGCCCTGGGACCAAAGCAACAAG GTTTATCTGAGCTACAACAACGTCTCTGCACTGAAGCTGCTCGTGGCCAAAGCGAACTGGGCACTcgccagagagaaggaaaag GTGCGGATGTACACGCTGGAGGAGGACAAGTTCCTGTCCTTCCGCATCGAGATGTCCGTCTGCATCACGGCCAGCCGAGCCTTCTCCCTGCTGTCCAACCTGCGGCGCCGGCACGAGTGGGACAGCCACTACGT GAGTGCTGAGCTTGTCCAGAAGGTCGATGATGATGACATGATCTACCACGTGGTGAGCCAGAAGCTCAGGCACGAGAACAAACCGCAGGACTTTGTGATCCTGGCGTCCCGGCGGAAGCCCTGCAGCAAGTG GGACCCCTACGTGGTGGCCTTTCGGTCAGTGACGCTGCCCACCCACCCCGCCAGAGCCGAATTCACACGCGGGGAGACGCTCTGCTCCGGGTTCTGCATTTGGCCAGAGTCAGAGGAGATGAGCAAG GTGGCTTATTACAACCAGGCTATGCCAGGGTACCTCAACTACGTCACCACCAACGTGGCGGGACTGTCCTCTGACATCTGCTCCACCTTCGAAGCCTGTGAGAAGTTCCTGCTGAAGAACAAGGAGGACCTAATCTCACGGCTGCAGGACTTCTAG
- the ACOT11 gene encoding acyl-coenzyme A thioesterase 11 isoform X2: MAIFKEAGGGVRWPRPRAPRQPGLDVRARRCPDASPPSQPSPQHLPQMLSFFWLRCLLKMVKGNIIVPEEILSFCCNGLQSSTSPPRAREPGEREEAPGAMASPSPARNPTEVQMSQLVLPCHTNHRGELSTGQLLKWIDTAACLSAERHAGCPCVTASMDDIYFEHTISVGQVVNIKAKVNRAFNSSMEVGIQVSYEDLCSGKHWSICKAYATFVAQGPLGSKVRLKPLTPQTEEEKIEYSIAAERRRMRLVHKDTLKDLLTRSPQETELETRDGSGAVPAEKTRVESVELVLPPHANHQGNTFGGQIMAWMENVATIAASRLCHAHPTLRAIEMFHFRGPSQVGDRLVLKAIVNNAFKNSMEVGVSAEAYGQEMSVSRRHINSAFMTFVVLDQEGHPRTLPMVAPEPGDGERRYREASARKKIRLDRKYVVSCKQTEVPLSVPWDQSNKVYLSYNNVSALKLLVAKANWALAREKEKVRMYTLEEDKFLSFRIEMSVCITASRAFSLLSNLRRRHEWDSHYVSAELVQKVDDDDMIYHVVSQKLRHENKPQDFVILASRRKPCSKWDPYVVAFRSVTLPTHPARAEFTRGETLCSGFCIWPESEEMSKVAYYNQAMPGYLNYVTTNVAGLSSDICSTFEACEKFLLKNKEDLISRLQDF, translated from the exons GTGTCTCTTAAAAATGGTCAAGGGGAATATTATAGTCCCTGAAGAGATCTTGAGCTTCTGTTGCAATGGCCTCCAG AGCTCGACCTCTCCACCACGTGCCCGGGAGCCAGGGGAGCGGGAGGAGGCGCCGGGGGCCATGGCGAGCCCCTCGCCTGCCCGCAACCCCACCGAGGTGCAGATGAGCCAGCTGGTGCTGCCCTGCCACACCAACCACCGCGGCGAGCTCAGCACCGGGCAGCTGCTCAAGTGGATCGACACGGCCGCCTGCCTCTCTG ccgAGAGACACGCCGGCTGCCCGTGCGTCACGGCTTCCATGGATGATATCTATTTTGAGCATACTATTAG cGTCGGGCAAGTTGTCAACATCAAAGCCAAAGTGAACCGAGCCTTTAACTCCAGCATGGAG GTGGGCATCCAGGTGAGCTACGAAGACCTGTGCAGCGGGAAGCACTGGAGCATCTGCAAGGCGTACGCCACCTTTGTGGCACAGGGCCCCTTGGGCAGCAAG GTGAGGCTGAAGCCGCTGACCCCGCagacagaggaggagaagatcgAGTACAGCATCGCTGCTGAGCGCCGCCGCATGCGCCTGGTCCACAAGGACACCCTCAAGGACCTCCTCACCCGCAGCCCCCAGGAAACCG AGCTGGAGACGCGGGACGGCAGCGGGGCAGTGCCAGCGGAAAAGACGCGGGTGGAGAGCGTGGAGCTGGTGCTGCCTCCTCACGCCAACCACCAGGGCAACACCTTCGGTGGGCAGATCATGGCCTGGATGGAGAACGTGGCCACCATCGCAGCCAG CCGGCTGTGCCACGCCCACCCCACGCTGAGGGCCATCGAGATGTTCCACTTTCGGGGACCGTCGCAAGTCGGAGACCGCCTGGTGCTCAAAGCCATCGTCAACAACGCCTTCAAAAACAG CATGGAGGTGGGGGTCAGCGCCGAGGCCTACGGCCAGGAGATGTCCGTCAGCCGCAGGCACATCAACAGCGCCTTCATGACCTTCGTGGTGCTGGACCAGGAGGGTCATCCCCGCACGCTGCCCATGGTGGCACCGGAGCCAGGG GACGGAGAAAGGAGGTACAGAGAAGCCAGCGCTAGGAAAAAAATTCGGCTGGACCg AAAATACGTTGTCTCCTGCAAACAGACCGAGGTACCACTCTCCGTGCCCTGGGACCAAAGCAACAAG GTTTATCTGAGCTACAACAACGTCTCTGCACTGAAGCTGCTCGTGGCCAAAGCGAACTGGGCACTcgccagagagaaggaaaag GTGCGGATGTACACGCTGGAGGAGGACAAGTTCCTGTCCTTCCGCATCGAGATGTCCGTCTGCATCACGGCCAGCCGAGCCTTCTCCCTGCTGTCCAACCTGCGGCGCCGGCACGAGTGGGACAGCCACTACGT GAGTGCTGAGCTTGTCCAGAAGGTCGATGATGATGACATGATCTACCACGTGGTGAGCCAGAAGCTCAGGCACGAGAACAAACCGCAGGACTTTGTGATCCTGGCGTCCCGGCGGAAGCCCTGCAGCAAGTG GGACCCCTACGTGGTGGCCTTTCGGTCAGTGACGCTGCCCACCCACCCCGCCAGAGCCGAATTCACACGCGGGGAGACGCTCTGCTCCGGGTTCTGCATTTGGCCAGAGTCAGAGGAGATGAGCAAG GTGGCTTATTACAACCAGGCTATGCCAGGGTACCTCAACTACGTCACCACCAACGTGGCGGGACTGTCCTCTGACATCTGCTCCACCTTCGAAGCCTGTGAGAAGTTCCTGCTGAAGAACAAGGAGGACCTAATCTCACGGCTGCAGGACTTCTAG
- the ACOT11 gene encoding acyl-coenzyme A thioesterase 11 isoform X3, whose translation MVKGNIIVPEEILSFCCNGLQSSTSPPRAREPGEREEAPGAMASPSPARNPTEVQMSQLVLPCHTNHRGELSTGQLLKWIDTAACLSAERHAGCPCVTASMDDIYFEHTISQPSVSPAGQWDGRSGVGVGQVVNIKAKVNRAFNSSMEVGIQVSYEDLCSGKHWSICKAYATFVAQGPLGSKVRLKPLTPQTEEEKIEYSIAAERRRMRLVHKDTLKDLLTRSPQETELETRDGSGAVPAEKTRVESVELVLPPHANHQGNTFGGQIMAWMENVATIAASRLCHAHPTLRAIEMFHFRGPSQVGDRLVLKAIVNNAFKNSMEVGVSAEAYGQEMSVSRRHINSAFMTFVVLDQEGHPRTLPMVAPEPGDGERRYREASARKKIRLDRKYVVSCKQTEVPLSVPWDQSNKVYLSYNNVSALKLLVAKANWALAREKEKVRMYTLEEDKFLSFRIEMSVCITASRAFSLLSNLRRRHEWDSHYVSAELVQKVDDDDMIYHVVSQKLRHENKPQDFVILASRRKPCSKWDPYVVAFRSVTLPTHPARAEFTRGETLCSGFCIWPESEEMSKVAYYNQAMPGYLNYVTTNVAGLSSDICSTFEACEKFLLKNKEDLISRLQDF comes from the exons ATGGTCAAGGGGAATATTATAGTCCCTGAAGAGATCTTGAGCTTCTGTTGCAATGGCCTCCAG AGCTCGACCTCTCCACCACGTGCCCGGGAGCCAGGGGAGCGGGAGGAGGCGCCGGGGGCCATGGCGAGCCCCTCGCCTGCCCGCAACCCCACCGAGGTGCAGATGAGCCAGCTGGTGCTGCCCTGCCACACCAACCACCGCGGCGAGCTCAGCACCGGGCAGCTGCTCAAGTGGATCGACACGGCCGCCTGCCTCTCTG ccgAGAGACACGCCGGCTGCCCGTGCGTCACGGCTTCCATGGATGATATCTATTTTGAGCATACTATTAG CCAGCCGTCTGTAAGCCCCGCTGGGCAGTGGGACGGGAGGAGCGGTGTCGG cGTCGGGCAAGTTGTCAACATCAAAGCCAAAGTGAACCGAGCCTTTAACTCCAGCATGGAG GTGGGCATCCAGGTGAGCTACGAAGACCTGTGCAGCGGGAAGCACTGGAGCATCTGCAAGGCGTACGCCACCTTTGTGGCACAGGGCCCCTTGGGCAGCAAG GTGAGGCTGAAGCCGCTGACCCCGCagacagaggaggagaagatcgAGTACAGCATCGCTGCTGAGCGCCGCCGCATGCGCCTGGTCCACAAGGACACCCTCAAGGACCTCCTCACCCGCAGCCCCCAGGAAACCG AGCTGGAGACGCGGGACGGCAGCGGGGCAGTGCCAGCGGAAAAGACGCGGGTGGAGAGCGTGGAGCTGGTGCTGCCTCCTCACGCCAACCACCAGGGCAACACCTTCGGTGGGCAGATCATGGCCTGGATGGAGAACGTGGCCACCATCGCAGCCAG CCGGCTGTGCCACGCCCACCCCACGCTGAGGGCCATCGAGATGTTCCACTTTCGGGGACCGTCGCAAGTCGGAGACCGCCTGGTGCTCAAAGCCATCGTCAACAACGCCTTCAAAAACAG CATGGAGGTGGGGGTCAGCGCCGAGGCCTACGGCCAGGAGATGTCCGTCAGCCGCAGGCACATCAACAGCGCCTTCATGACCTTCGTGGTGCTGGACCAGGAGGGTCATCCCCGCACGCTGCCCATGGTGGCACCGGAGCCAGGG GACGGAGAAAGGAGGTACAGAGAAGCCAGCGCTAGGAAAAAAATTCGGCTGGACCg AAAATACGTTGTCTCCTGCAAACAGACCGAGGTACCACTCTCCGTGCCCTGGGACCAAAGCAACAAG GTTTATCTGAGCTACAACAACGTCTCTGCACTGAAGCTGCTCGTGGCCAAAGCGAACTGGGCACTcgccagagagaaggaaaag GTGCGGATGTACACGCTGGAGGAGGACAAGTTCCTGTCCTTCCGCATCGAGATGTCCGTCTGCATCACGGCCAGCCGAGCCTTCTCCCTGCTGTCCAACCTGCGGCGCCGGCACGAGTGGGACAGCCACTACGT GAGTGCTGAGCTTGTCCAGAAGGTCGATGATGATGACATGATCTACCACGTGGTGAGCCAGAAGCTCAGGCACGAGAACAAACCGCAGGACTTTGTGATCCTGGCGTCCCGGCGGAAGCCCTGCAGCAAGTG GGACCCCTACGTGGTGGCCTTTCGGTCAGTGACGCTGCCCACCCACCCCGCCAGAGCCGAATTCACACGCGGGGAGACGCTCTGCTCCGGGTTCTGCATTTGGCCAGAGTCAGAGGAGATGAGCAAG GTGGCTTATTACAACCAGGCTATGCCAGGGTACCTCAACTACGTCACCACCAACGTGGCGGGACTGTCCTCTGACATCTGCTCCACCTTCGAAGCCTGTGAGAAGTTCCTGCTGAAGAACAAGGAGGACCTAATCTCACGGCTGCAGGACTTCTAG
- the ACOT11 gene encoding acyl-coenzyme A thioesterase 11 isoform X4: MASPSPARNPTEVQMSQLVLPCHTNHRGELSTGQLLKWIDTAACLSAERHAGCPCVTASMDDIYFEHTISVGQVVNIKAKVNRAFNSSMEVGIQVSYEDLCSGKHWSICKAYATFVAQGPLGSKVRLKPLTPQTEEEKIEYSIAAERRRMRLVHKDTLKDLLTRSPQETELETRDGSGAVPAEKTRVESVELVLPPHANHQGNTFGGQIMAWMENVATIAASRLCHAHPTLRAIEMFHFRGPSQVGDRLVLKAIVNNAFKNSMEVGVSAEAYGQEMSVSRRHINSAFMTFVVLDQEGHPRTLPMVAPEPGDGERRYREASARKKIRLDRKYVVSCKQTEVPLSVPWDQSNKVYLSYNNVSALKLLVAKANWALAREKEKVRMYTLEEDKFLSFRIEMSVCITASRAFSLLSNLRRRHEWDSHYVSAELVQKVDDDDMIYHVVSQKLRHENKPQDFVILASRRKPCSKWDPYVVAFRSVTLPTHPARAEFTRGETLCSGFCIWPESEEMSKVAYYNQAMPGYLNYVTTNVAGLSSDICSTFEACEKFLLKNKEDLISRLQDF, translated from the exons ATGGCGAGCCCCTCGCCTGCCCGCAACCCCACCGAGGTGCAGATGAGCCAGCTGGTGCTGCCCTGCCACACCAACCACCGCGGCGAGCTCAGCACCGGGCAGCTGCTCAAGTGGATCGACACGGCCGCCTGCCTCTCTG ccgAGAGACACGCCGGCTGCCCGTGCGTCACGGCTTCCATGGATGATATCTATTTTGAGCATACTATTAG cGTCGGGCAAGTTGTCAACATCAAAGCCAAAGTGAACCGAGCCTTTAACTCCAGCATGGAG GTGGGCATCCAGGTGAGCTACGAAGACCTGTGCAGCGGGAAGCACTGGAGCATCTGCAAGGCGTACGCCACCTTTGTGGCACAGGGCCCCTTGGGCAGCAAG GTGAGGCTGAAGCCGCTGACCCCGCagacagaggaggagaagatcgAGTACAGCATCGCTGCTGAGCGCCGCCGCATGCGCCTGGTCCACAAGGACACCCTCAAGGACCTCCTCACCCGCAGCCCCCAGGAAACCG AGCTGGAGACGCGGGACGGCAGCGGGGCAGTGCCAGCGGAAAAGACGCGGGTGGAGAGCGTGGAGCTGGTGCTGCCTCCTCACGCCAACCACCAGGGCAACACCTTCGGTGGGCAGATCATGGCCTGGATGGAGAACGTGGCCACCATCGCAGCCAG CCGGCTGTGCCACGCCCACCCCACGCTGAGGGCCATCGAGATGTTCCACTTTCGGGGACCGTCGCAAGTCGGAGACCGCCTGGTGCTCAAAGCCATCGTCAACAACGCCTTCAAAAACAG CATGGAGGTGGGGGTCAGCGCCGAGGCCTACGGCCAGGAGATGTCCGTCAGCCGCAGGCACATCAACAGCGCCTTCATGACCTTCGTGGTGCTGGACCAGGAGGGTCATCCCCGCACGCTGCCCATGGTGGCACCGGAGCCAGGG GACGGAGAAAGGAGGTACAGAGAAGCCAGCGCTAGGAAAAAAATTCGGCTGGACCg AAAATACGTTGTCTCCTGCAAACAGACCGAGGTACCACTCTCCGTGCCCTGGGACCAAAGCAACAAG GTTTATCTGAGCTACAACAACGTCTCTGCACTGAAGCTGCTCGTGGCCAAAGCGAACTGGGCACTcgccagagagaaggaaaag GTGCGGATGTACACGCTGGAGGAGGACAAGTTCCTGTCCTTCCGCATCGAGATGTCCGTCTGCATCACGGCCAGCCGAGCCTTCTCCCTGCTGTCCAACCTGCGGCGCCGGCACGAGTGGGACAGCCACTACGT GAGTGCTGAGCTTGTCCAGAAGGTCGATGATGATGACATGATCTACCACGTGGTGAGCCAGAAGCTCAGGCACGAGAACAAACCGCAGGACTTTGTGATCCTGGCGTCCCGGCGGAAGCCCTGCAGCAAGTG GGACCCCTACGTGGTGGCCTTTCGGTCAGTGACGCTGCCCACCCACCCCGCCAGAGCCGAATTCACACGCGGGGAGACGCTCTGCTCCGGGTTCTGCATTTGGCCAGAGTCAGAGGAGATGAGCAAG GTGGCTTATTACAACCAGGCTATGCCAGGGTACCTCAACTACGTCACCACCAACGTGGCGGGACTGTCCTCTGACATCTGCTCCACCTTCGAAGCCTGTGAGAAGTTCCTGCTGAAGAACAAGGAGGACCTAATCTCACGGCTGCAGGACTTCTAG
- the TMEM205 gene encoding transmembrane protein 205 isoform X1: MEGPVPIQDAMAGDTQPSNTIKLLHLLFLSTSWGMQVWVTFVAGFVMSRHLPRHTFGSIQRELFPYYFHISSTCAFLNLTLFAMSHPSERLGEEHTTQIIVFLVCIAASVLNTQWFGQVTSDIVAELHLVERSQGLGQEVRLAASEPRRQLRASNPSYRQLARRFALFHALSSLCNLCCIVCNGLSLYHLAARLSAL, translated from the exons ATGGAGGGACCTGTCCCCATCCAGGACGCCATGGCAGGTGACACGCAGCCCTCCAACACCATCAAACTGCTGcacctgcttttcctctccacCTCCTGGGGAATGCAGGTCTGGGTGACCTTTGTGGCCG GGTTTGTGATGAGCAGGCACCTCCCTCGCCACACCTTCGGCTCCATCCAGCGTGAGCTCTTCCCCTACTACTTCCACATCAGCTCCACCTGTGCCTTCCTCAACCTGACCCTGTTTGCCATGTCCCACCCCAGCGAGCGGCTCGGCGAGGAGCACACGACCCAG ATCATCGTCTTCCTCGTCTGCATCGCCGCTTCTGTGCTGAACACGCAGTGGTTCGGGCAGGTCACCTCCGACATCGTGGCCGAGCTGCACCTGGTGGAGCgcagccaggggctggggcaggaggtgcgGCTGGCGGCCAGCGAGCCCCGCAGGCAGCTCCGAGCCTCCAACCCCAGCTACAGGCAGCTGGCCCGGCGCTTCGCCCTCTTCCACGCTCTGTCCTCCCTCTGCAACCTCTGCTGCATCGTGTGCAACGGGCTGAGCCTGTACCACCTGGCTGCCCGGCTCTCTGCCCTCTGA
- the TMEM205 gene encoding transmembrane protein 205 isoform X2: MEGPVPIQDAMAGFVMSRHLPRHTFGSIQRELFPYYFHISSTCAFLNLTLFAMSHPSERLGEEHTTQIIVFLVCIAASVLNTQWFGQVTSDIVAELHLVERSQGLGQEVRLAASEPRRQLRASNPSYRQLARRFALFHALSSLCNLCCIVCNGLSLYHLAARLSAL; the protein is encoded by the exons ATGGAGGGACCTGTCCCCATCCAGGACGCCATGGCAG GGTTTGTGATGAGCAGGCACCTCCCTCGCCACACCTTCGGCTCCATCCAGCGTGAGCTCTTCCCCTACTACTTCCACATCAGCTCCACCTGTGCCTTCCTCAACCTGACCCTGTTTGCCATGTCCCACCCCAGCGAGCGGCTCGGCGAGGAGCACACGACCCAG ATCATCGTCTTCCTCGTCTGCATCGCCGCTTCTGTGCTGAACACGCAGTGGTTCGGGCAGGTCACCTCCGACATCGTGGCCGAGCTGCACCTGGTGGAGCgcagccaggggctggggcaggaggtgcgGCTGGCGGCCAGCGAGCCCCGCAGGCAGCTCCGAGCCTCCAACCCCAGCTACAGGCAGCTGGCCCGGCGCTTCGCCCTCTTCCACGCTCTGTCCTCCCTCTGCAACCTCTGCTGCATCGTGTGCAACGGGCTGAGCCTGTACCACCTGGCTGCCCGGCTCTCTGCCCTCTGA
- the TTC4 gene encoding LOW QUALITY PROTEIN: tetratricopeptide repeat protein 4 (The sequence of the model RefSeq protein was modified relative to this genomic sequence to represent the inferred CDS: deleted 1 base in 1 codon) has product MPALIGRSGAGPDAAGRSQAGPGGSGRSSGSMAEAEQDGVSGAAEPPRYRGALHPDTWEQELEAIPMFMKRCPAEIDAARQPELACLQSLLFDEEQSPAELARMYKNEGNEYFKEKDYGRAVAAYSEGLRRRCGDAELDAVLLTNRGAAHFHLGNYRSALNDAIQAKKLKPTHLKAIIRGALCHMELKNFSEAIAWCEEGLQIDSKEKKLVEMRAKADKLKRIQERDARKAKAMERKEQCQKEILLAAIKERNIKLVLEPSDEEEEVSDGLAEISLDGFHSDSATGAKVHLDADGSLNWPVLFLYPEHEQTDFTVAFHENSRFIDHLMVMFAELPPWDLEKKYLPNNLELYFEDEEREEMYEVNPEHTLLQVLQHERYFVKAGTPTVLVFAKRSPFSKKYFSGKKVHRL; this is encoded by the exons ATGCCGGCGCTCATCGGaaggagcggggccgggcctgATGCCGCG GGGCGGTCGcaggcggggccgggcggcagCGGGAGGAGCAGCGGGAGCATGGCGGAGGCCGAGCAGGACGGCGTGTCCGGGgccgcggagccgccgcggTACCGGGGAGCGCTGCACCCCGACACGTGGGAGCAG GAGCTGGAGGCCATCCCCATGTTCATGAAGCGCTGCCCGGCCGAGATCGACGCGGCGCGGCAGCCCGAGCTCGCCTGCCTGCAGTCGCTGCTGTTCGACGAGGAGCAGAGCCCCGCAG AGCTGGCCAGGATGTACAAGAACGAAGGGAACGAGTACTTCAAGGAGAAGGACTACGGGAGAGCGGTGGCCGCCTACTCGGAGGGGCTGCGGAGGCGGTGCGGGGACGCCGAGCTGGACGCGGTGCTGCTCACGAACCGAGGGGCCGCACATTTCCACTTGG GTAACTACCGTTCTGCTCTCAATGATGCCATCCAAGCCAAAAAGCTGAAGCCCACCCATCTCAAAGCCATCATAAGAG GAGCTCTCTGTCACATGGAGCTAAAGAATTTCTCGGAAGCGATAGCATGGTGTGAGGAAGGCTTGCAAATAgactcaaaagagaaaaagcttgTGGAAATGAGAGCTAAAGCTGACAAATTAAAG CGAATTCAGGAGCGGGATGCAAGGAAAGCAAAGGCGATGGAGAGGAAAGAGCAGTGtcaaaaggaaattttgctTGCAGCAATAAAG gaAAGAAATATCAAGCTGGTTCTTGAGCCTTCAGATGAAGAAGAGGAAGTGTCAGATGGCCTGGCTGAAATATCCTTAGATGGGTTCCACTCTGACAGTGCCACGGGGGCAAAAGTGCATTTAGATGCTGATGGCAGCCTGAACTGGCCTGTCCTCTTCCTGTACCCTGAGCACGAGCAGACAGATTTCACTGTGGCTTTTCATGAGAACTCCAG GTTTATTGATCATTTAATGGTGATGTTTGCTGAGTTGCCTCCTTgggatttagaaaaaaaataccttcccAACAATCTTGAG CTCTATTTTGAagatgaagaaagagaagaaatgtatGAGGTGAACCCAGAACACACATTGCTACAAGTGCTGCAGCACGAAAG GTATTTTGTAAAGGCCGGGACCCCGACAGTTTTGGTATTTGCCAAGCGTTCTCCTTTCTCTAAGAAATACTTCTCTGGCAAGAAGGTGCACCGACTGTAA